A single region of the Triticum dicoccoides isolate Atlit2015 ecotype Zavitan chromosome 2B, WEW_v2.0, whole genome shotgun sequence genome encodes:
- the LOC119368738 gene encoding bZIP transcription factor 27-like, with protein sequence MEELWKDMSLCSTPLALQSYHLHSPAAAPYRGAAVYPQDYLAGAPRTPPSHTALTLEFTCPGGTGAANTATSSGDDPAGCHFGFSASGGGTRRAVVQPAPAVGGDRRQRRMVKNRESAARSRARKQAHTNEMELELEQLRRENRMLIQREQDFINDRLAKAAQVAVPDCSSNRRNTSSTLEQQQRCRSAPAP encoded by the exons ATGGAGGAGCTGTGGAAGGACATGTCGCTGTGCTCCACCCCGCTCGCGCTACAGTCCTACCACCTCCACTCCCCGGCCGCCGCTCCCTACCGCGGCGCCGCTGTCTACCCCCAGGACTACCTGGCCGGCGCGCCCCGCACGCCGCCGTCTCACACGGCGCTCACCCTGGAGTTCACCTGCCCCGGGGGGACCGGCGCTGCCAACACGGCCACCAGCTCCGGCGACGACCCAGCCGGCTGCCACTTTGGCTTCTCCGCGTCCGGAGGCGGCACCAGGAGGGCCGTGGTCCAGCCGGCGCCAGCGGTGGGCGGCGACCGGCGGCAGCGCCGGATGGTCAAGAACCGGGAGTCGGCGGCGCGGTCGCGGGCGAGGAAGCAGGCCCACACCAATGAgatggagctggagctggagcAGCTGCGCCGGGAGAACAGGATGCTTATCCAGCGCGAGCAGGACTTCATCAAC GATCGCTTGGCGAAAGCGGCGCAGGTAGCCGTCCCCGACTGCAGCAGCAACAGGAGGAACACTAGTAGTACCCTCGAGCAGCAGCAGAGGTGCCGCTCCGCCCCTGCACCATGA
- the LOC119366214 gene encoding receptor-like serine/threonine-protein kinase SD1-8, producing the protein MFLNLGVMLVSVLLLCHGTCSGSGAASPDTLNDGRRNITDGQTLVSAGGSFTLGFFSPGEPSRRYVGIWFSASTDAVVWVANRDSPLNDTSGVLAIDGAGGLLLLDRSRRTAWSSSNKTTTGGTTSSSSSVEARLLESGNLVVVVRDDDEEGSGAVLWQSFDHPSNTLIAGMRLGRNPQTGADWSLRSWRSPEDPATGDCRRAMDTRGLPDCVSWRGDVKKYRTGPWNGLWFSGVPEMGSYSDMFTNQVVVRPDEVAYVFNATAAAPFSRLVLSEAGVIQRLAWDSGSRVWNVFAQAPRDVCDEYAKCGAFGLCNINTASTLFCGCVEGYVPVSPAHWSMREAVAGCRRNAPLQCRDGGATTDGFAVVPGVKLPDTENATVDVSATLEGCRARCLANCSCVAYAAADIRGGGGGSGCVIWAGDIVDVRYVDKGQDLYVRLAKSELAANKKRGRSMLKILLPVTACLLVLVCVFLVWVCMFRGNRPNKDNQAKSVLGGASNQLIGDENIELPLVSFRDIVTATNDFSNENMLGQGGFGKVYKGVLEDDKEVAIKRLSKSSGQGAEEFRNEVVLIAKLQHRNLVRLLGYCIHEDERLLIYEYLPNKSLDVFIFDAASKYVLDWPTRSQIIKGVARGLLYLHQDSRLTIIHRDLKSSNILLDVDMSPKISDFGMARIFGRDQQEANTNRVVGTYGYMSPEYAMDGAFSVKSDTYSFGVLLLEIISGLKISLPHLSDFPNLLAYAWNLWNDGKPMDMVDSSIVDNCSPTEVLRCIHIGLLCVQDNPYNRPLMSSVVFMLENETTTLSAPRQPVYFAHRNSGAKETGENTSSSMNNMSVTMLEGR; encoded by the exons ATGTTCCTCAACCTTGGTGTCATGCTCGTCTCCGTGCTCTTACTTTGTCACGGAACCTGCTCGGGCTCGGGAGCTGCATCTCCGGATACCCTGAACGATGGCCGGCGCAACATCACCGACGGCCAGACGCTCGTCTCGGCCGGTGGTTCCTTCACGCTGGGATTCTTCTCACCGGGCGAGCCCAGCCGGAGGTACGTCGGGATATGGTTCTCCGCGTCCACGGACGCCGTGGTCTGGGTGGCCAACCGCGACAGCCCGCTCAACGACACCTCCGGCGTGCTGGCGATCGACGGCGCCGGCGGCCTTCTCCTGCTAGACAGATCCCGCCGGACCGCCTGGTCCTCTTCGAACAAGACGACGACCGGCGGCAccacttcttcttcgtcgtcggttGAGGCGCGGCTGCTCGAGTCCGGTAACCTAGTGGTGGTGGTGCGCGACGACGACGAAGAAGGAAGCGGCGCCGTGCTGTGGCAGTCGTTCGACCACCCGTCCAACACCCTGATCGCCGGGATGCGGCTGGGCAGGAACCCGCAGACGGGCGCCGACTGGTCCCTCAGGTCTTGGCGCTCCCCGGAAGACCCGGCGACGGGGGACTGCCGGCGCGCTATGGACACGAGGGGGCTGCCGGACTGTGTGTCGTGGCGCGGCGACGTCAAGAAGTACCGCACGGGGCCGTGGAACGGGCTGTGGTTCAGCGGCGTCCCGGAGATGGGGTCCTACTCGGACATGTTCACGAACCAGGTGGTGGTGCGGCCCGACGAGGTGGCCTACGTGTTcaacgcgacggcggcggcgccctTCTCGCGGCTGGTGCTGAGCGAGGCCGGCGTGATCCAGCGGCTGGCGTGGGACAGCGGCAGCCGGGTGTGGAACGTGTTCGCGCAGGCGCCGCGGGACGTGTGCGACGAATACGCCAAGTGCGGCGCCTTCGGGCTGTGCAACATCAACACGGCGTCCACGCTCTTCTGCGGGTGCGTGGAGGGGTACGTGCCCGTGTCCCCCGCGCACTGGTCCATGAGGGAGGCCGTCGCCGGCTGCCGGAGGAACGCGCCCCTGCAGTGCCGCGACGGCGGCGCCACCACGGACGGCTTCGCGGTGGTGCCGGGCGTGAAGCTCCCTGACACTGAGAACGCGACGGTGGACGTCAGCGCGACGTTGGAGGGGTGCAGGGCGAGGTGTCTGGCCAACTGCTCGTGCGTGGCCTACGCCGCCGCGGACAtcagaggaggcggcggaggcagtgGCTGCGTCATCTGGGCCGGTGACATCGTCGACGTCCGGTACGTCGACAAAGGCCAGGATCTCTACGTGAGGCTGGCAAAATCTGAACTAGCAG CTAATAAGAAGAGGGGAAGGAGCATGTTAAAGATTTTGCTCCCAGTCACGGCATGTCTGCTTGTACTGGTGTGTGTATTCCTTGTTTGGGTATGCATGTTCAGAG GCAACCGTCCAAATAAGGATAACCAGGCAAAGTCGGTTCTAGGAGGCGCATCAAACCAACTAATTGGTGATGAAAATATCGAGCTTCCATTGGTTAGCTTCAGAGACATTGTTACCGCCACAAACGATTTCTCGAATGAGAACATGCTTGGACAAGGAGGCTTTGGGAAGGTTTATAAG GGAGTGCTGGAAGATGACAAAGAAGTTGCTATCAAAAGGCTCAGTAAGAGTTCTGGACAAGGAGCAGAGGAATTCAGAAATGAAGTTGTCCTAATTGCCAAGTTGCAGCATAGGAACCTTGTCAGGCTCCTTGGCTATTGCATTCATGAAGATGAGAGGCTGCTGATTTATGAATACTTACCAAACAAAAGCTTGGATGTCTTCATTTTTG ACGCTGCAAGTAAGTATGTTCTTGATTGGCCAACAAGGTCTCAAATAATCAAAGGAGTAGCCAGAGGACTTCTTTATCTCCACCAAGATTCAAGGTTGACTATAATACATAGAGATCTTAAATCAAGCAACATCTTGTTAGATGTGGATATGAGCCCAAAGATATCTGATTTTGGTATGGCGAGAATTTTTGGTCGTGACCAGCAAGAAGCAAACACTAACCGAGTTGTTGGGACATA TGGTTACATGTCTCCTGAATATGCGATGGATGGTGCCTTTTCTGTGAAGTCAGATACATATAGCTTTGGTGTTCTACTCTTGGAGATCATAAGTGGTCTGAAGATTAGCTTACCTCACCTCTCAGATTTTCCAAACCTCTTAGCTTAT GCATGGAACCTATGGAATGATGGGAAGCCAATGGATATGGTGGACTCCTCCATTGTTGATAACTGTTCACCAACTGAAGTTCTACGGTGTATTCATATAGGGCTCTTATGTGTGCAAGACAATCCATACAATAGGCCACTCATGTCATCGGTTGTGTTCATGTTAGAGAACGAAACCACGACACTGTCAGCCCCAAGGCAACCTGTGTATTTTGCACATAGGAACTCCGGAGCTAAAGAAACAGGAGAAAACACCAGCAGCTCAATGAATAACATGAGTGTCACAATGTTGGAAGGGCGTTAG